The DNA sequence GGAGACACCCGGTGCCGCACAACCAGCCTGCCTGCTCGTCTCGAACAAGTGCACGCCGCCGGACGTCGCCACGCCTGCTGTAGACAATGTCGCCTGGCCGCACCCTGTGGCGCGCGAGCCGTTCGACGTCCGCAGCGCCGACCATCGCAATGTCGGTTGAATCGATGCGGTTGTCACCGATGTTGATAGGCATGATGCTCGGAATCCCATTGGATACGTAGTCGGACTTGTGGAGCTGGCTACCGAACGGTCCGGTCTGGACGCTGCCACCCGCCGCGCTGCATGCCTCAGCCAGTGTGCGTACCGGCCAGTCAGCCACCAAGGCGAACGGAGCCTCAGAACCCATAGCCGATGCTCTCCAGATTCACCTTGATCTCAGCATCCAGTCGCTGCCCCTCGGCCATCTGCTCGCCGAGTTCGGCGGTCAGGCGCTTCATCTTCTCGTCGAAGGGCTCGGCGTCTTCCGCGGCGGGTGGCGCGCCCACGTAGCGCCCGGGCGTAAGCACATGTCCGTGCTCGGCGACTTCTTCAAGCTTGGCCGACCTGCAGAAGCCGGGAACGTCTTCGTACTCGGCGTCCACATAGGGGTCGTGGCGCCACGCATGGTAGGCGTCGGCAATCTTGGCGATATCCTCGGCAGTTAGCTCACGGTGTGTACGGTCGACCATCGAGCCCATCTGACGTGCGTCGATGAAGAGGATCTCTCCTCGGCGATCACGGAAGCGGTTGTTGTGCTTGTCGCGCGAGAGGAACCACAGGCACACCGGGATCTGCGTGGAGTAGAAGAGCTGACCGGGCAGCGCCACCATGCAGTCGACGAGGTCGGCCTCCACTATGCGCTGGCGGATCTGGCCCTCGCCCTTCTGGCTGGAGGACATCGAGCCGTTGGCGAGCACGAAGCCGGCGGTGCCGGTGGGCGCAAGGTGGCTGATGAAGTGCTGTACCCACGCATAGTTCGCGTTGCCTGCGGGTGGCGCGCCAAACTGCCAGCGCTTGTCGTCTTTGAGCAATGCGCCGTTCCAGTCGGAGTCGTTGAACGGCGGGTTGGCGAGACCGAAGTCGGCCTTGAGGTCAGGGTTGCCGTCGGCGTGGAATGTGTCGCCGTGTGCGATATTCGCGTCGATGCCGCGGATCGCGAGGTTCATCTTGGCCAGGCGCCACGTGGTGTAGTTTGACTCCTGCCCGTAGACGGAGATGTCGCCGACTCTACCGCCGTGCTCCTCGATGAAGCGCTCGGACTGCACGAACATGCCGCCCGAGCCGCAGCACGGGTCGTAGACACGGCCTTTGTAGGGCGCGAGCATCGCGACCAGCACGCGCACGATGCACTGCGGCGTGTAGAACTCGCCGCCCTTCTTGCCCTCGGCGGACGCGAACTGCGACAGGAAGTACTCGTAGGTGCGCCCGAGCACGTCCTTGCTGCGGCTGGCGGCGTCGCCCACCGCGATGTTGGAGACCATATCCACAAGCTGCCCGAGGCGCATCTTGTCGAGGCCGGGCCGCGCGTAGTCCTTGGCGAGCACGTCTTTGAGCGAGCGGTTGTCGCGCTCGATGGCGAGCATGGCGCTGTCGACCGTTTGGCCGATCGTTGGCTGCTTGGCGGAAGCCTGGAGAGTCGCCCAGCGGGCTTCGCGCGGGACCCAGAAGACGTTGTCTTTGCGATACTCGTCGGGGTCCTCGGGGTCGGCACCATCGGCAGCCTGAGCGAGCAGCGCGGCGTGCTGCTCCTCGAAGGCGTCGGAAATGTACTTGAGGAAGAGAAGGCCCAGGACGACGTGCTTGTACTCGCCAGGATCCATGGAGCCGCGGAGCGCGTCGGCGGCCTTCCAGAGTTCAGCCTCAAACCCGACATTGGCACCGTTGCTCGAGCGCGGCTTCGCCATGCGACCTCCGGGAGATAGGGTCGACGCCGCAACCCCATGAACGGCGTCAAGCTCATAGTAGCGCAGCGGGCAAGAACACCGGACTGCCAGCAGTCAGGGCTTTGTCGGTGCAGGTCGGAAGCCCGCCCGCGTCCTCCGTCGCCCACTGCGTACTCGACACTTCGGCCGCGGCCCTACGCGTGGCCATGCTCCCGCGCGATCGTTTGCGCGAGCACGCGATCGAGCGTCACGACGCGAGCGACACCCGTGGCGTCACGTGCCGCGAGCAGCGCGTCGACGAGGTTGAGCCGGGGCTCCTCGGCCATGATGCGCAACGCCTCGGTCACGAGCGGCGGATCCCACGAGTCGAACGCAGCGGAATCGAGCAGCGCGAGCAGCGCGCCGGAGATTTCGCGCTGCGACATGCCCAGACGACTCCGGAGGACCCACGCAACCTCGGCAAGCACGCCCTCGGTGATGACGAGACGTTCCTCGCGTGCTTCCAGATCGTCCACGAGCCGCGCGACGGCCTCTCCGTGCGAGTCGGCCTGGCCAAGAAGCGCCGCGATGACGACGTTCGCGTCAGCGATCAGCATCGTTGCGTTCGGACTCAGAGGCGATCCGCTCTTCGAAGGTACCATCTCCGGAGCTGACATGGAGGATGTCCCCGGCACGGGGCTCGTGCTCAGACGCGAAGTACTCTTCGATGGCCTCGCGGTTCGTGATGGGGCGAAGCTCGCCACCGCCGAGGTAGCGCGCCCGCACCTCCTCGGCCACCTGCAGGGTGGGGCGACGCTTGCGCACAGTCGCATAGCCGCTGGCCAGCTCGAACACCAGCGTGTCGCCCTCCTCGACGCCGAGGGCACGACGGACCTCGACCGGGACGGTAACCTGGCCCTTCGATGTCACCCGCGCTCGCGCCTCCATCGCCTCTCCTCGGTCGGGATTCCTTACTTCTGACGTTACTCCTTACCTCGGGCATGGTCAATCGCGCACCGGAAGCTGTGAGTTTACCATTCCGGTAAACCATGCTACCTTTACCTCATCGGTAAAACACGATGACGAGGCATGCATGGAGGTTCACGTCGCTACGAAGAAGCTCGCCGATGTTACCGACAACCTGCGACTGATACTGAGGCCGACGATCGACCCGCCGCCCGTGCGTGACGACGGCGGGCTTGACTGGGGGGCGGTCACCGAAGTCACGATCTTGGAGGTGACGGACTACCATGGCGACTGAGTACCGATACGATCCCAGGGTGGACCTGCCAGTTGCCCCCGGGGAGACCATCCGCGAGATTCTCGAGGAGCGCGGCATCACGCAGGTCGACTTCGCCCTGCGGCTCGGCAAGAGCGAGAAGTTCGTGAGCCAGCTCGTCAACGGCAAGGCATCCCTCACTCACGAGACCGCCATCGAACTCGAGCGCGTCTTGGGAGTACCTTCGTCCTTCTGGAACACATCGGAAGCCACCTACCGTGACGTCCTCGCCCGTCAGCACCGCGAGACAGAGCACGCCGAGCAAGCCGATTGGATCGATTCCTTCCCCCTCAAGGAGATGGCGGCGCACGGTTGGATTGCTCGTGAAGCGAGCCCTGTCGAGCAAGCCGAGGGGCTACTCTCCTTCTTTGGCGTGTCATCGGTTAGCGCCTACCGAAACTACTGGGGTTCGGAGAAGCGACTCGCAGCTCGCATGAGCACTGCGTACACCCCCGAGACGCCTGCCATCGCGGCATGGTTGCGCGCGGGCGAGCGTGCGGCCGAGGCGATCCGAGTCGCGCCGTTCGACGAGAAGAGATTTCGAGGGGTGCTCGGTGACCTGCGGACCGTCACTTGTCAACCGGATGCGAAGTGGCAGCAGCTCTTGGAGGAGCGCTGCTCGTCGGCGGGCGTAGCAGTCGTGTTCGTGCCCGACCTGCCAAAGACCCGGTGCTTCGCAGTGAGTTGGTGGGCATCACGCACACGCGCCATCATTCAGATCGGTCTGCGCTACAAGACCGACGACCACCTGTGGTTCAGCTTCTTCCACGAGGCCGGACACCTGCTGCTCGACGATCGCAAGAGGTCAGGCATCAGCGACCTCGACGGTGATTCGGCCGCCGAGGAGCGCGCGAACCGATTCGCAGCTGATCTCCTGATCCCGTCGGCGGAATACGCGGTGTTCGTGGCAGCCGGACAGCCATCGAAGGCGACCGTGCGAGCGTTCGCCGAGCGCATCGGAATCGCCCCGAGCATCGTCGTTGGAAGACTCCAGAAAGACGGAGTCATCCCTCCAAGCTGGATGAACGACCTCAAGACGAAGCTCGAGTGGGCGGGGTAGACATCGGGAAACGCACGGTTGTGGCCAATCTTCGCGCCATCGAACATTGTGAGCACGGCGGCCTTCC is a window from the Actinomycetota bacterium genome containing:
- a CDS encoding helix-turn-helix domain-containing protein, producing MATEYRYDPRVDLPVAPGETIREILEERGITQVDFALRLGKSEKFVSQLVNGKASLTHETAIELERVLGVPSSFWNTSEATYRDVLARQHRETEHAEQADWIDSFPLKEMAAHGWIAREASPVEQAEGLLSFFGVSSVSAYRNYWGSEKRLAARMSTAYTPETPAIAAWLRAGERAAEAIRVAPFDEKRFRGVLGDLRTVTCQPDAKWQQLLEERCSSAGVAVVFVPDLPKTRCFAVSWWASRTRAIIQIGLRYKTDDHLWFSFFHEAGHLLLDDRKRSGISDLDGDSAAEERANRFAADLLIPSAEYAVFVAAGQPSKATVRAFAERIGIAPSIVVGRLQKDGVIPPSWMNDLKTKLEWAG
- a CDS encoding class I SAM-dependent DNA methyltransferase, producing the protein MAKPRSSNGANVGFEAELWKAADALRGSMDPGEYKHVVLGLLFLKYISDAFEEQHAALLAQAADGADPEDPDEYRKDNVFWVPREARWATLQASAKQPTIGQTVDSAMLAIERDNRSLKDVLAKDYARPGLDKMRLGQLVDMVSNIAVGDAASRSKDVLGRTYEYFLSQFASAEGKKGGEFYTPQCIVRVLVAMLAPYKGRVYDPCCGSGGMFVQSERFIEEHGGRVGDISVYGQESNYTTWRLAKMNLAIRGIDANIAHGDTFHADGNPDLKADFGLANPPFNDSDWNGALLKDDKRWQFGAPPAGNANYAWVQHFISHLAPTGTAGFVLANGSMSSSQKGEGQIRQRIVEADLVDCMVALPGQLFYSTQIPVCLWFLSRDKHNNRFRDRRGEILFIDARQMGSMVDRTHRELTAEDIAKIADAYHAWRHDPYVDAEYEDVPGFCRSAKLEEVAEHGHVLTPGRYVGAPPAAEDAEPFDEKMKRLTAELGEQMAEGQRLDAEIKVNLESIGYGF
- a CDS encoding AbrB/MazE/SpoVT family DNA-binding domain-containing protein, with the protein product MEARARVTSKGQVTVPVEVRRALGVEEGDTLVFELASGYATVRKRRPTLQVAEEVRARYLGGGELRPITNREAIEEYFASEHEPRAGDILHVSSGDGTFEERIASESERNDADR
- a CDS encoding type II toxin-antitoxin system VapC family toxin, which translates into the protein MLIADANVVIAALLGQADSHGEAVARLVDDLEAREERLVITEGVLAEVAWVLRSRLGMSQREISGALLALLDSAAFDSWDPPLVTEALRIMAEEPRLNLVDALLAARDATGVARVVTLDRVLAQTIAREHGHA